Below is a window of Humulus lupulus chromosome 9, drHumLupu1.1, whole genome shotgun sequence DNA.
CTCTTGTTGTTATAAAACAGGGGAAGAGAATAGATTTTTGGCCTTTGAAGTTAAATGTTGGAAATTCGAATGATGCTTATGATAAAGCTTTCTTGGTTGCATATAATGTGTTTGTTGAAATGCCTCCAAGAGAGTGATATAGAtaaatgtcaaaaaaaaaaaattcttaagtgTTTGTGGTTGTATACTggtttaaagatatttaattttctAATCTATTTATGTTAAAATACTCATGGGGGGCTTTTGGACGGGTTTTCCTGGCCAAAAAGAGAACAACAGGGGACCTTTTTGTCATAAAGGTTTCTTTTTAATTTCTCTTAAATAATGAGGATCATAATTCTTTTATCTTTTTGTACTATTTTTCTGCGAATCATATTGATCTTCCTGATAGTTTCTCATCTATTTTATGCTACGTGTTCTTAGACAGCTTTCCCTTTGTAAGCCACTACTTAATTCTTTGTCTACTTAGTTCCATGCTTGAAAAAAGCAGGTAGTTTACTAGATTGAATCAGTGACGCATGTGGACTAAATGATTTTGTGAAAATTACAGGAATTTACTGAATATTTATCTACTCACTTTTTAACCCATGAGTCTCTCACATGTTGCACAGTTAACTCTCCTTGTAGTTCTTTATGTTTCTTAAATAAGAACTGAACAACTGTTCATTTGTGCTATCTGCCACAGGTTCTTAAAAAGGTTGACATGATCCGGAAAAATGCAGTTGAAAGTATCTTGGCGGAACGTGATATTTTGATTTCAGTTCGCAATCCCTTTGTGGTGAGCAGGTCTATCTAGCTAACAGATTAACCTTTGCTTGAGAGAAAAATGTTTCTCTTACATTTTGTTAATATATCAGGTTCGCTTCTTCTATTCATTCACTTGCCGAGAAAATTTGTACCTTGTGATGGAGTATTTAAATGGAGGGGATTTATATTCATTGTTGAGAAATTTAGGCTGCTTAGaagaagatgttgctcgtgtataTATAGCAGAAGTGGTAAGTTCATTGTTTCTTATTTTGAAACCTTCCACTGCTAGTTTTTGTTCAACTCCGTATCTCAGCTTAGGCTTGTTCTTTTATGTTGGCAGGTGCTTGCACTAGAATATTTACATTCACTTCGTGTGGTTCATCGTGATTTGAAGCCAGATAATTTATTAATTGCTCATGATGGTCATATTAAGGTAAATATCTTTTACACTGGCACAGGCATGTTTTTAGGAGTGTGCACACAAGTGCATTTATGTATGTTTTTAGGCTGTCCTGTTCTAGTGAATACACATCTCCAGTGTTAAAACTACATTGGTCTTGATTTAATGTACTTTACATCTATTAGTAGGTTATTATGTAAGAAGTTGTGAATGCCTGTCAATTTGAATACTCATAAGTCCTGATTGATTTAAGCTTACATCCTGAATGCCTGTCAATTTGAATACTCACAAGTCCCATGCATTTGCTTGGCCTGAGGTCATATTGTTTCTCATCTTCAATAATAAATAAGTGATTATCTATTACATAATTGtgtttcttataaaaaaaattccctttgatTCAGATGAgtatacatttttttaaaacaatttcaATGCTCAttgtcaacacaaaatttgattttATGGAAATGTTGTAAGAGAATTTGCACAAaatgaaaatcataataaaataaaagagggTGAGCAGTTATGAGCTTGCATGCTGTGCGGTGTGACTGCACCCTGCATGAGCACTCTAAATGCTTTCCATTTTATACATGGAATTATTTCTTTAGTGGTTTTCTGTTTGTGGTATGCAAATGCTTTTTAGTCAAATTTTTCCAGTTGGTTTCTGTTATTGTACATCTTAGAATGTAGGTGTGTGTTCTACACACTGACGTATAGCCTTCTAAATGCTTTACTTTTGATTCTCGCAATATTGAGTAGTCCTAGTTATGGTACCGAAAGTGCATGTCATACTCACCTTATCTTTTGGAATTCCTTTTTTGCACTTGTTACCAAAGATTtacttcatttaaaaaaataataatacaataaaaaaGAGAAGCTTTTATTTGAactctttcttcattttcttaacAGTTGACCGACTTTGGGCTCTCAAAGGTTGGTCTTATCAACATTACTGATGATTTATTCGGCCCAGCCGTAAGTACCACATCTCTAATGGTGGAAGATGAGCCCGAGTTATCTGTGCCTGAGCATCAGCAAGAAAGACGAAAGAAACGTTCTGCTGTTGGCACACCTGACTATTTGGCACCAGAGATACTATTGGGAATAGGACATGGTTTGTATAGTCCTCTTTCTGTTTGAGGTGCATTGAATTTCTTCAATTTATTTTTACTAAACTCCAATTAATTTAGTGGCCTAGAATAGTATAGTTATCTGGGAGATAAGTTTGTTATCCATTATGATGTAGTGAGATCATTCTGTGTTATTCATTATGATGTATTGGGATAAGGTTTAAAGGCCGTAAGCTTGTATGATGTTGTACTGTGATTGTGATTCTTGTGTTTGGTGATCAGTTAATAAGATGGATGGATTACTAATCCTTTGTTTTACCATCCCCTGCAGGTACAACTGCCGATTGGTGGTCAGTTGGTGTGATTTTGTTTGAACTGATTGTTGGTATTCCACCCTTCAATGCAGAGCATCCTCAGGTAAACATGTTGATTCTACAAGATTCCATCATTGATGATGTTTGTTGCATTCTGTTTGATTTGCTCTTGTTGTATcatttttgttatttattatacttaaTCTTTTGAACTTGTATAAACCTCTCCATTTTTTCTGCGTTTTGCTTTGTTGGATTATGGTGCCAAAGGACAAGCTTATTGCACTTTCTTTACGTATCTTTTCACTGGTCTTGTGGGGTCTTGAGTAGAATCTGGAACTGATAAAGAAATGATTGtttcaaatatataattttgttatatGATTTTCATAAGTATTATGAGTACTTATTTTGTGTGTCATGGAAAGAGAAGAGTTTTTGGCTATGATGATATAATCTCTCATCTTTGCtgcaaagaaagagaagagttcttcattTTTTTACTGTCAACTCGCCTCACATAAGTTGTGAGTTGTTTGGTGTTAatactaaataattattattattattattttctgttTTTAGATTAAAAAATTGATTCTCCGAAGACAAGTAAGGGTGTTTGGTATCTCAGTGAACAGTTATTAGTGTGTCTCACTTATTTTTCTAGTATTAATTCTCTATTGTTAATACAAGTTCGaggtttttttttaagttatggtTGTTCTCTTAAATATATATGTTGCCAAGAGGATTTTGAGTTTTTATGGGAGAGCATTAAATATTTGGTGGCTTTATGGATGGTTGATGTAAATGAGTTTAAAATAGTACTATTATCAGATTTGGTGAAGGAGTGGAATTTTTATAATTCTTACCTTGGTAGTGTGCCTTGAGTTTTCTCTTCCAGGGACATCGTCTTCCTAGACGTTCtatgaattttttaataaaattcgtTTCTTATAAAAAACACACTCATATATAAAATGCACGCACATTTtgtttctaataaaaataaagaatgtaaaaaactaaataaaaataaaaataaatgtgtGCCTTTGGTGATATTATTATTGAATTTGTTCATTCATTTAAAAGAGGATTTATTATTGTGTTGTGGTGTTCccataaaataattattttaaagttcTGATTGTGATTTGCGACTTTTATATACTCCATGGTTGCTCTAACATTTTGGTTTTCTTTGTTCAGACAATATTCGATAACATTCTTAATCGTAAAATTCCTTGGCCTCGAGTGCCTAATGAAATGAGCCCAGAAGCAGCAGATTTGATTGATCGGTAAGCAAATATCTCAGACTGTTATATACTGCTCTTGCTCATAAACAATGGTGCTCGGCCCTGATGGCCGTATGATAGTAATGTTCTCTTATGATATATCCATACTTCACTAAATTACAATGTGTTAATGGACTAAAAGATAGTGGTGCTCTTGTTTTTGATGAAGAGGTTTGGCATGACAATCCATCATAGTATTCATCAccaatttttaattttctttaggaAATGGTATTTACCGGTAAAgaaagttaaaaaataaaaaaaatgttcatTTATGGAATGATAATCATACTGAATTGAATTCTAGTATTTGGTAAGAATATTCTCTTCTTCTATATGATTTTCTCTctttcattttgtaatttaattgtttgttttgtgGAAAAAAATTACTACtgcttatctttttcttttttaatatacaGGCTGATAGGACCTAGATTGTTCTGGCATTGGAATATCTAATGGCAGCTATAATTGATTTCCATAATAgtgtattttttttccttctatgtTCCATCTTTTATTTCTTCCATTATCTACAATTCAAATCAATCAATTAGATAATATCTCTCTATTTCTTTTTCACATAAGCTAGtatgtaaaagaaaaaagaaaaagaaaaaaaaacaagaatctTCTTGATGAATAATTAAGAACCTTCTCCATTCTTATTATTAGCCATAGAATCAGATTCACCCATATAAAACGCATACAACTCATATCTCAAGTAGCAACTTTGACTAAGAAGTCTAACTCCAATTGAGTTGCTCCTTTTTGGGCAAGTGttttttctctttagtttttgttttagtgtgtttttGTCTCATCCCATTAAACTCACTTTAGTTCTTTTTTCTCTGTCCTAGACTGGTTACATTTGTTGAGTTcatgcaaaaaaaattcaaatttcacacctgcaactattctttgaaaAAGTGATTGTTTGTTAATCAAAATATCAAAAATGTATTGTTATgctcaatatttttgtttatgaaTGTCCTAAAATTGTGCCTAAAATATAGCTTCCAATCCTGTTTCGATTTAGGCTTCTTGGCTCCCTCATTTCCCCGTCTTTTTTCAACAAAGATTAAGAAGATTACTCAATTTACTATTCTCTAATCTGAAACATTTTTTCTCAACTTACAGAACATATGTTCTGGGATGTTATTTATCTTGGTTCTTAGCCTGCATCTGAAGCTTTGTTCTGCTTTCTTATTGAAatagtttttataaaaaaaaggaACAGGAAAATTTAAGGACTTATGGATGCCATGCGCTATATGTTTTATGATGGCATGAAGATAATGAAAACCTTGAGGCTCTGGAGACCAACATTGTTAAAAAAAAGTTCACTAATCATTTTGTTTTACTTAGTGAAGATAAAAAATATTATGAAATGCTTGGTCCTGGTCCTTGGAGCTTGTTTTTTCACCCTGTGCTTTAACTTTGCAGCTTTTGAGGGTTGTGTTCTGTCATGTTAATATGTATTACACATtcttacaaaaaagaaaaaaaaaaggaaaaattctcaaactttttattccattagaccattcttttttatttctttatttattagcCCAGTTTTCCAAGGTTCCTTCTTTCCTAGTTGGTCCTGGTCTGGTGGTACAAAAAGTGTCTGATTATACAACTTGTTGTAAAGtgtctgattaattgggtgttaaAAGACAGGTTAATTAAGATATGTATTATGATGTATCATGGGTTATtggtttaacatttttttttgaatttattttaagtGGGAATGTTTCTCTGCTTTTTCCCAAGATCTTCTATTCATGTTTAGTTTTGGTATTTGGGAATTTCAGCTATGCTAATGAAATATAAACACTGATAGAGATATGGAGTTTTTCTTTGCATAAGTCATTCATTAGTCCTGTAAATCAAAATGCATTCCATGCCAATCAGATTCGTTTTGTTTATGAATGTCCTAAAATTGTGCCTAAAATATAGCtgcttatttgaatatttgtggaaAGGGATAATGCTGTTTATTTGATACAATGAAAGACCACATTCTGAATCTCTTTGTAAGATCTTAACAAGTttttcttaagctatttttgcaGCTAATGTTACTGATTGAGGTTCACTAATTGATTATCATATCTAGTATCAAGAAAGACTACATGCTAACATTTTCTTGTGCAATAGTGACAACTTTTATTCATACAATTTTCTTTTTTGGGAGTTTCCAACTTTCATGTTTCAGCTATATTAGGATTGatatttagttaaatataatactaatatgTTTCAGTCACTACACATTGTATGTAGGTATGTACGTGTGTATAtggtttttctctgttttcttttgattaatttttagtcattttattcagCTCTCATTTTGCTCATTTTTTGTGGAAAAGTTTGTAATTATTATGCAACTTATATGAGCATAGAAGAGGTCTCTTTGACTCACTGGATTAGAGAGTGATAGATGCCAAGCTTTTGAACTATTACCATGCTGTTTATTTGACTAAATTTTgcagtgttttaaaaaatttcagagcaacatcatgaggaggtttgccttggaaacctgaggatatttcaatttagagagcttcagatggcaacaaacaacttcagcagcaagtacttggttggatgatgaattgaaggatggagcaagtttcatgcatggtttacttttgtgtattttgtaatgtttctgtttttcatttttaaagtaaaaaatgttcaagattatataactttattatgttatgctttcaaatttaagttagaactaagatctcatgaattagacatattcatggtttgaattagttattgattaatgtaatacttgtggtttatcaatctattgagaattacattttatgattaattttgatttttttttatcaaaatacaataatgaaaatcttttaattaaaaaaaaaccttataagtatacttatcaaaataaaatttaaaatatattatccacactaaagtaacaaaattttattactagacttttaatatgttatgatttagaaatatattataagcgtaaaaaatcgttatggtttatataatataacaaattaaaaatgttatcaaaataatcaaatgtaacagttgaaaagtgttatgaaaaaagtacaagattaaatttcaaatttataaccaaaaactctatctaaatgttattatttcaatattatagaacctaaaaatgtgttattgaatagtttaagataacatcgaacataacattcaaaaactgttatagaaaagactggacttttaataactggggctatgttagcatttttagaagtgctatcaatagtcccggttagcagtttttaagtgttatgaatactgttttttcttgtagtgaattaaTGGGCCCATGGGCCCTCTTAAAGAGGTCCTGGCGCATCCTAAGCCCAATGAACAGGTAAGGAAGAAGTGCTGATAGCCCAATCATCATCGAGCCCAACAACGTTTGATGGGTGCGACCGTAACGAGGGAACCGGGACTAAGATGCAGGCTCAACTCATTTTCCCGGTCCCAACCTACCTGTATCCTCCGGGATGCCAATAGAAGTGGCATACTAACTAGTTGTTGGAAATAGACCTGGTCAAGAATCTAGGGGAGATATTCAGAGTCATAATATCCATATTGGCATATGAACCCGAATTCTGGTGAATGAACCAGTTAAGCCTGATCTTTCCTGATGCTGACATGTCCCCGAGAAacacggaagttggtctcctcaactaacctacagAAGATGGTTCACACGGAATGTACActattcctaggaaacagtactgccactactctgacagatcctgtccccatgATCTCCTTAGAAGCCGATGCGGACCAGTTCGAGCTAATGTATTATGGGTAGCTGTAAGTCTTGGCCATgcccaagccggcccaatggACCTAGAttactacattttattatataacattctttgtattatgactccattagTGAGTAAAccgtgattacatccctattgggcccagattagtctGGCCCAAGCCCACTgcacttgactgcctataaatagggccagttgtgCATTGTAGTGGGGATCCCCAGATTTTTTTTCtggtaagcaattactctgcaaaaacttgtagaaaactccattgtcaaaagctctctaaagtTTAATAGAATAGGCTCGTAGACTAAGGCTCactaatgccccaaccacgtaaaaactctgtttgttcatcttttatcctttctttcaagctcttatttcttaatctactcctagtttctgaaaaactcggtaaacacatatcttaatagatgatcatttgtagatcagtctaaatcctgagttatcataaactcttgtttatgtttattggatcttttgattcattcattaatatatattaatataatgaggctagtgacatttgttttggagattcaataacaTGAATGGCTgcgaacatgattttacaataaaagaatccatgctttcctaacggatcgaatattggttcccttaattgttaattatgggacagaatagttattgagctcaaatctataatatgattatagattaattattcattagTGAATTAATGACACTTAAGGAAcaataggtaattagaagggtaagaCAATAATTATTGACCAGCTCTatttaacgaaccaataaatggaggacataactacatttattgattatatcaatgaactacaagagaaaactgttgggaattgtgcccttaaagaaattgtagttgaaaatgtttttaatgaaataaataaatgaatcaaattattgtgtatatgtagcttatgtactatattattgttaataatattaagtaaatatgagaaaattcacaagttcatctatgtggtctcaatctcatattggtatgagaggatcgagattgagataatgaacttaaatagttcgtagtaaaaaaaagttgtggaatctttagattaattactgctagtacattccactagtattatgaatacatgtgacctagattcgggttactagtatagtaggacactttagtggaggtactttgtatactgagagtatgtagaactggaccagatgtgatttgataatacttgtttaaataccgtttcatagtattataaaacacatcaattgaTGACCATATataaattgatcttaatcttgaagttactatgaactcctatatatgtcatttgatccttttattcatgcgttacggtttgtcagaatgatcaggctaagaactatttttttggggactcaatgatgtatatggctggggacatagcttaacagatatgaaatctataccttcttatagattgaatggtggttccctattgggttggcttttggaactgaaaaggttattgatgtcaaattcataatcagattatgaagtaaccttca
It encodes the following:
- the LOC133800243 gene encoding probable serine/threonine protein kinase IREH1 yields the protein MATYVTQTQELRQYFKKYFIRQIPREQNVFANTLANLAMDAEAELTGVVLIDHLPTPSIQAPTIINAIDYSTSWMGPLIQYLTIRELPADKAAARKIQYQAPKYIMMDGKIYCRGFFMPYLRCVLKKVDMIRKNAVESILAERDILISVRNPFVVRFFYSFTCRENLYLVMEYLNGGDLYSLLRNLGCLEEDVARVYIAEVVLALEYLHSLRVVHRDLKPDNLLIAHDGHIKLTDFGLSKVGLINITDDLFGPAVSTTSLMVEDEPELSVPEHQQERRKKRSAVGTPDYLAPEILLGIGHGTTADWWSVGVILFELIVGIPPFNAEHPQTIFDNILNRKIPWPRVPNEMSPEAADLIDRLIGPRLFWHWNI